TCGGGGGGCTGCTGGACGCCAGGCTCAAGGAGCTGGTCAGGCTCAAGATCGCCGCGCTCAACGACTGCGCCACCTGAAAGAAATCGCGGGCCGCACCGGCGGTGCGGCAGGGCATGACCGAGGAGATGGTGGCGGCGCTGACCGACTTCGAGAAGGGCGACTTCACGCCGCGCGAGACCCTGGCGCTCCGCTTCGCCACGCTCATGGCCCAGGATCATCACAAGCTCGACGACGCGTTCTTCGGCGGGCTCCGCGGGCAGTTCACCGACCCGGAGATCATCGAGCTGGGCATGGTCACGGGGCAGTTCATCGGCTTCGGGCGCCTCATCGCGGCGCTCGACCTCGAGAATCCCCGCCAGCCGGAGGGCTGAGCATGCGCATCCTCGGCATCGATCACATCGGTATCGCGTCGGGGGATCTCGGGAAGCACATCGAGATCTTCGGCACCAAGCTCGGTCTCGAGATCCACGACATCGAGGAGAAGGACCCCTACGGAGGGCTGCGCGCGGCCTTCGCGCGTGTGGGCGACACCGACTTCGAGATCCTCGAGGACCGCGTGCCCGACGGCGACCAGAAGGTGATCGACCAGCGCGACATCGCGAAGTTCGTCGCCCGGCGCGGCCAGGGCCTCCACCACATCGCGCTCCGCGTGGCCGACATCGAAGAGGCCATGCGTGACGCCAAGGCCGCGGGTCTCACCGTCATCGACGAGACGCCGCGTCCCGGCGCGCGAGGCTCGAAGATCGCCTTTCTCCATC
The DNA window shown above is from Candidatus Methylomirabilota bacterium and carries:
- a CDS encoding VOC family protein, with the protein product MRILGIDHIGIASGDLGKHIEIFGTKLGLEIHDIEEKDPYGGLRAAFARVGDTDFEILEDRVPDGDQKVIDQRDIAKFVARRGQGLHHIALRVADIEEAMRDAKAAGLTVIDETPRPGARGSKIAFLHPRSTGGILIHFVERPDR